A DNA window from Jaculus jaculus isolate mJacJac1 chromosome 1, mJacJac1.mat.Y.cur, whole genome shotgun sequence contains the following coding sequences:
- the LOC101598449 gene encoding small integral membrane protein 15-like, with translation MFDIKAWAEYVVEWAAKDPYGFLTTVMLALTPLFLASAVLSWKLAKMIEAKEKEQKKKQKRQENIAKAKQLKKKKD, from the coding sequence ATGTTTGACATAAAGGCGTGGGCTGAGTATGTAGTGGAATGGGCTGCAAAAGACCCATATGGCTTCCTTACAACAGTCATGCTGGCTCTCACTCCACTCTTCCTAGCAAGCGCTGTCCTGTCCTGGAAATTGGCCAAGATGATTGAGGCCaaggagaaagagcaaaagaagaaGCAAAAACGTCAAGAAAATATTGCCAAAgctaaacaactaaaaaaaaaaaaagattga
- the LOC101598150 gene encoding proteasome subunit alpha type-7-like translates to MSYDRAITVGPDGHPFQVEYTQEAIKKGSMAEEGTLLFLVWKKKKSMAKLRDERIVQKICALDDKVCMVFAGLTANARIVTNRAQVEYITRYIASLKQHYTQSNGHRPFGISALVVGFDFDGTPRLYQTDPSGTYHAWKANAIGWGATSVCEFLENYTDEAIETDDLTIKLVIKKLLEMVQSGGKNIELTVMRRDQPLKILNPKESEKYAAEIEKEK, encoded by the coding sequence ATGAGCTACGACCGCGCCATCACCGTTGGGCCTGATGGCCACCCCTTCCAAGTGGAATATACGCAGGAGGCCATCAAGAAGGGCTCAATGGCAGAGGAAGGAACATTGTTGTTCttggtgtggaaaaaaaaaaaatcaatggccaAACTACGAGATGAAAGAATAGTGCAGAAGATCTGTGCCCTGGATGACAAAGTCTGCATGGTCTTTGCAGGCCTCACTGCAAATGCAAGGATAGTAACCAACAGGGCCCAGGTGGAATACATCACCCGCTACATCGCCAGTCTGAAGCAGCATTACACACAGAGCAACGGGCACAGACCATTTGGCATCTCTGCCCTTGTTGTGGGTTTTGACTTTGACGGCACTCCCAGGCTCTATCAGACAGACCCCTCAGGCACATATCATGCATGGAAGGCCAATGCCATAGGTTGGGGTGCCACGTCAGTATGTGAGTTCCTGGAGAACTATACTGATGAAGCCATTGAGACAGATGACCTGACCATCAAGCTGGTGATCAAGAAACTCCTGGAAATGGTCCAGTCAGGTGGCAAAAATATTGAACTTACTGTCATGAGGAGAGATCAGCCCCTCAAGATTCTAAATCCTAAAGAAAGTGAGAAATATGCTGCtgagattgaaaaagaaaaataa